A single region of the Geobacillus subterraneus genome encodes:
- a CDS encoding DUF2529 domain-containing protein translates to MKILTTQTIGLLQKIAADEELALEDGARLLAQAAISNGRIWLYGTGELDAVVAAALLGPDSLPKAAHLEPEAADDWNETDRALVFARFSNDKEAIRLVEQLQANGVDTVAVSTLVKDEPGLADIAAVHIDSKLSRPLVPTEDGRRIAMPTVVAASFIYYGLLVLLDEILEEYQ, encoded by the coding sequence ATGAAAATTTTGACGACACAAACAATCGGACTGCTGCAAAAAATCGCCGCCGATGAAGAGCTGGCGCTCGAAGACGGAGCGCGCTTGCTCGCCCAGGCAGCCATTAGCAACGGACGCATTTGGCTGTATGGAACAGGCGAGCTCGATGCGGTCGTTGCTGCCGCCCTTCTCGGCCCGGATTCGCTGCCAAAAGCGGCGCACCTTGAACCGGAGGCGGCCGATGACTGGAACGAAACGGATCGGGCGCTTGTGTTCGCCCGTTTTTCCAACGACAAAGAGGCGATCCGTCTCGTCGAACAGCTGCAAGCGAATGGCGTTGATACGGTCGCTGTCTCGACGCTTGTCAAAGACGAACCCGGATTAGCGGATATCGCCGCCGTCCATATTGACAGCAAGCTCTCCCGCCCGCTCGTGCCGACCGAAGACGGCCGCCGCATCGCCATGCCGACGGTCGTTGCCGCTTCGTTCATCTACTACGGGCTGCTTGTGTTGCTTGACGAAATTTTGGAAGAGTATCAGTAA
- a CDS encoding CTP synthase: MTKYIFVTGGVVSSLGKGITAASLGRLLKNRGLNVTIQKFDPYINVDPGTMSPYQHGEVFVTDDGAETDLDLGHYERFIDINLNKYSNVTTGKIYSAVIRKERRGDYLGGTVQVIPHITNEIKDRVFRAGKETNADVVITEIGGTVGDIESLPFLEAIRQIKSDVGRENVMYIHCTLVPYIKAAGEMKTKPTQHSVKELRSLGIQPNIIVVRTEMPMPQEMKDKIALFCDIDPKAVIESRDADTLYAVPLMLQEQKLDQIVCEHLRLNCRDADMTEWKALVEKVRNLSKTTKIALVGKYVELPDAYISVVEALRHAGYAFDTDIDIQWINAEHVTRDNVAELLKEADGILVPGGFGDRGVEGKIEAIRYAREQRVPFLGICLGMQLASIEFARHVVGLAGAHSAEFDPNTPHPIIDLLPEQKDVEDLGGTLRLGLYPCKLQEGTLAHAAYGDEVIYERHRHRYEFNNQYRHLMEEHGFVFSGTSPDGRLVEVIELKDHPWFVAAQFHPEFTSRPTRPQPLFREFVKASLKQ; this comes from the coding sequence ATGACGAAGTACATTTTTGTGACGGGCGGTGTCGTTTCTTCGCTAGGAAAAGGAATTACGGCCGCATCGCTCGGGCGGCTGTTGAAAAACCGCGGCTTGAACGTGACGATCCAAAAGTTTGACCCGTATATTAACGTCGACCCGGGGACCATGAGCCCGTACCAGCACGGCGAAGTGTTTGTCACCGATGACGGTGCGGAAACGGATTTGGATTTAGGGCATTATGAGCGGTTCATCGATATTAACTTGAACAAATACAGCAACGTCACCACCGGAAAAATTTATTCCGCCGTCATCCGCAAAGAGCGGCGCGGCGACTACTTAGGCGGTACGGTGCAAGTCATTCCGCACATTACAAACGAGATTAAAGACCGCGTCTTCCGCGCCGGGAAGGAGACGAACGCCGATGTCGTCATTACGGAGATCGGCGGCACGGTCGGTGACATTGAGTCGCTTCCGTTTTTAGAGGCCATCCGCCAAATCAAAAGCGATGTCGGCCGCGAAAATGTCATGTACATTCATTGTACGCTCGTGCCGTACATTAAAGCGGCCGGGGAAATGAAAACGAAGCCGACGCAGCATAGCGTGAAAGAGCTGCGCAGCCTTGGCATTCAGCCGAACATCATCGTCGTGCGTACGGAAATGCCGATGCCGCAAGAAATGAAAGACAAAATCGCCCTCTTTTGCGACATCGACCCGAAGGCGGTCATCGAGTCGCGCGATGCGGATACGCTGTATGCCGTGCCGCTCATGCTGCAGGAGCAAAAGCTCGACCAAATCGTTTGTGAACATTTGCGCCTCAACTGCCGCGACGCGGACATGACCGAATGGAAAGCGCTCGTGGAGAAAGTGCGCAACTTATCAAAAACGACGAAAATCGCCCTCGTCGGCAAATACGTCGAGCTGCCCGACGCCTACATCTCAGTCGTTGAAGCGCTCCGCCACGCCGGCTATGCGTTTGATACGGATATTGACATTCAATGGATTAATGCGGAACATGTGACGCGCGATAATGTGGCCGAGCTGTTGAAAGAGGCTGATGGCATTCTCGTTCCGGGCGGGTTTGGTGACCGCGGCGTCGAAGGAAAAATTGAAGCGATCCGCTACGCCCGCGAACAGCGCGTGCCGTTTTTAGGCATTTGCTTAGGGATGCAGCTTGCGTCGATCGAATTCGCCCGCCATGTCGTCGGCCTTGCGGGCGCCCATTCGGCGGAGTTTGACCCGAACACGCCGCACCCGATCATCGACTTGCTTCCGGAACAAAAAGATGTCGAAGATTTAGGCGGAACGCTCCGCCTCGGCTTGTACCCGTGCAAGCTGCAAGAAGGGACGCTCGCCCATGCGGCGTACGGCGATGAAGTCATTTACGAGCGTCATCGCCATCGGTACGAATTCAATAACCAGTACCGCCATTTAATGGAAGAACACGGCTTTGTCTTCTCCGGCACGAGCCCGGACGGGCGGCTCGTCGAAGTGATCGAGTTAAAAGACCATCCGTGGTTTGTCGCCGCGCAGTTCCATCCGGAATTTACTTCCCGTCCGACGCGGCCGCAGCCGCTCTTCCGCGAGTTTGTCAAAGCGTCGTTGAAACAATGA
- a CDS encoding response regulator codes for MGNKILIVDDQYGIRILLNEVFQREGYVTYQAANGMQALEIVRKHHPDLVLLDMKIPGMDGIEILKRLKDIDPDIKVIIMTAYGELDMIQETKELGALMHFAKPFDIDDLRAAVKKYISL; via the coding sequence GTGGGAAACAAAATTTTAATTGTCGACGACCAGTATGGCATCCGCATTTTGTTAAACGAAGTGTTTCAACGGGAAGGGTATGTGACATACCAGGCGGCCAACGGCATGCAGGCGCTTGAAATCGTTCGCAAACACCATCCCGACCTTGTGCTTCTCGATATGAAAATTCCCGGCATGGACGGTATTGAAATTTTAAAGCGGTTAAAAGACATCGACCCGGATATTAAAGTGATCATCATGACGGCGTATGGCGAGCTCGATATGATCCAGGAAACAAAAGAGCTCGGCGCGCTGATGCATTTTGCCAAGCCGTTTGATATCGATGATTTGCGCGCTGCCGTCAAAAAATATATTTCCTTGTAA